The DNA sequence ATACACATTATGGGAAATGCAATGCAGAATGGACGGATGACGACATCAAGAAATGCGGTAAGTGCATAGGTACCCATGCCTTCTACCATAGCTTTAACATGCTCAGGCTGCTGACCaatcttcctcaccctctttAGCGGACGACATATGGAAGAGAGTCTTCGACGGAACCTACGAGAACTTCGAATCGAACTGCCAAGAATTCGCCCATTTGCTTATGCGGTGCATCGTAAACGATTTGCGTCAAGACACGGTCCCAAATCGGTGGGAAAGCTACAATCCTGACGCTCTCGTACCGGCAGCAATGATCACAGGAGGACCTGGTTTCACAGCAGGGGTAGTCAAAATGACCACAGCGACAGCGGCAACGGGTGCGGTGGGGGGCGTAACAATTCTCGATGTCGCCACCACGGGAGGCATTCTGACGGGAATTTTTGGGATGATTGCCTTTGCATCACATAAATACAACAAATACAGACGAtacaagaagagcaaggcaCTGGTAGCGGAGTGGCATTCGATAAGgaataccaccaccaagaaaggaTGGCGCCGAGTCTTTTCAAGGAGCTCATGGCGACGCATGTGGGATACAATCTGATTGGTGGTCATCATAAAGATATTGGAAGATAGGGTCATGGCCCACAGGTCAGACTATCTCTCAGCGTTATTCAGGGGCATCATGTATCTATTCAGCCATTACCCCCCTCATTTATATGTCCTAGGTATCTCACAATCAACTCTCCTAACCACATCGTTCAGCAAATAATAACCAAAATGATAGCTAGATCGACAGAGGGCAGGGCTACTACAGTTGCTATAAAGGCAAGAGGCATTCCGGTACAAATACGGGTGTCTTTGCGTCCAACAGTGTAGTATGATAGTATGCGGCCAGTGATCTTCGTTATTCTAGCTAAAAGTCCCGAATAGGTAGTATTTGCAAGccgggggggatggggtttgAGGGCGGGAGTTCGTGAACAAGTAAGGCCGCTGCTCAATAGAGGCGAAAGTGGCTGAATCGGTGAAAATAAAGTCCAACCAATTTAGCGGGAGCAAAGAAGGCGAGCTTGAAGAGCGTGGGCCAACCAGGTGGACCCACACAACACCCtagtttgggaggagggaagttGGAAACTCTCGAGTGCGGTGCCAGCTAATTATCTGATAAAGTTTGGCCACGTTGGGTAACTGGGGTTTACGGTTAAGGTTCACGCACAGAGCAAGATTTTCTTGTCGAATACCAGATCTTTGAGTCCAACGCTTTTTTCGTTCACAGGCACCGTCTCACCTCTCACCGTCTCACTTCTCAGTCCTCACCGTTTCGTCTAGCTCAACAATCACGAACCGTTTACCCTTCAGCATAGCGCTGCACAAACTTCCCACCGAACTGCAAACCCGTATCTGCCGAACTACTGAACGAAGACGACCATCATAGTCTGGTATCGCTCTCGTTGACCAACCGACATTTTCGGGCTGTTGCCAATACGTGCCTACTCAACCGTTTGACCTTCAACGTTACATCTGATAATCTTGAGGGATTGATCGAAGATTACTCCCGGTGCCTGGACCGAATGACGGGTTTCGTCACGTTCGCGTCCTCGAGATCCACGGTTCGACGACCGAGTATGAAATCAGCTGCACACGGCACAGCTTTTGTGGACAAGGTTGCTGGGATGACCTAAACAGAGACAAGTTTGATAGCCTTCCTGATGACTGGCCGGGGGGCAgccccaccacaccatctccccttttccagagTGCGTATACGTGGGACAAGAGCTGGGAGCCTTTGGCCAAATTCATCAGCAGGTTACCCGGGCTCACCGATGTCATGTACAAGGCGAGAGAGCAGTTTCCGCCATGCCTGCTCCGCGCCATCGAAAGCAAAAGTCTGCCATCAGGCCGTCCCGTGCGGCTCCATCATGGCACATTTCAGCTGCGGAGGATAGAGGTTGAAGCTAGCACT is a window from the Podospora pseudocomata strain CBS 415.72m chromosome 6, whole genome shotgun sequence genome containing:
- a CDS encoding hypothetical protein (EggNog:ENOG503P7JH); amino-acid sequence: MAEGQRDVYLYRRPITSLAKVPFVNKSTHASISHWAVCVGETCYEVTHTLNHPTGKPRDIRTITKSEWIQHAQEKRLVYQYTHYGKCNAEWTDDDIKKCADDIWKRVFDGTYENFESNCQEFAHLLMRCIVNDLRQDTVPNRWESYNPDALVPAAMITGGPGFTAGVVKMTTATAATGAVGGVTILDVATTGGILTGIFGMIAFASHKYNKYRRYKKSKALVAEWHSIRNTTTKKGWRRVFSRSSWRRMWDTI